A genomic region of Platichthys flesus chromosome 4, fPlaFle2.1, whole genome shotgun sequence contains the following coding sequences:
- the LOC133951286 gene encoding EH domain-containing protein 2-like has protein sequence MSIRRLRSSPKMMGDVNTVTEELKNIYYKRLLPIEKYCAFHHFHMPSYEDADFDSKPMVLVMGQYSTGKTTFIRYLIEQDFPGSRVGPEPTTDCFSAVMYGDKEGIIPGNALTVDPKKPFRNLGPFGNSFLNRFQCVQMPNQVLESISIIDTPGILTAAKRKLSRGYDYPAVLRWFAERVDRIILLFDAHKLEFSDELTRAFGSLCGYEDKLRVVLNKADRVDSQQLMRVYGALMWSLGKVFRTPEILRVYIGSFWSEPRQMCDHYQLIELEEEDLLSDIRNLPRNAAVRKLNDLVKRARLVRAHAHIISYLKQEMPTIFCKESKKHNLIYQLPVIFHKIQQQHRVPAGDFPDCAKMQEKLLGHNFSKFKTLKPSLMASLDKLLTTDIANLVPLLQLQETKKKSLPGMLDGDLLGTFRREHYRRDPFKELTRDDDGSEADFDEWIVEKYKPKYDEIFYNLSPNAGKLSGSKVKQWMTTTLLPNSVLAHVWRLSDVDGDGMLDNEEFALAVHLIEGKLEGHWLPRELPSHLVPPSKRLSTASEEE, from the exons atGTCCATCCGGAGGCTCAGGAGCAGCCCTAAAATGATGGGAGATGTCAATACGgtgacagaggagctgaagaataTTTATTACAAGAGGCTGCTGCCGATAGAGAAATATTGCGCCTTCCATCACTTCCACATGCCGAGCTATGAGGACGCAGACTTTGACAGCAAGCCAATGGTGCTGGTGATGGGCCAGTACTCAACAGGAAAGACAACATTCATCAG gtATCTCATAGAGCAAGATTTTCCTGGTAGCAGAGTAGGGCCAGAGCCGACCACTGACTGCTTCAGCGCTGTCATGTACGGAGACAAGGAGGGAATCATCCCTGGGAATGCCCTCACGGTGGATCCCAAGAAACCCTTCCGCAACCTTGGCCCTTTTGGAAACTCTTTTCTGAACAG GTTTCAGTGTGTTCAGATGCCAAATCAAGTGCTTGAAAGCATCAGCATTATCGACACACCGGGGATATTGACTGCAGCCAAGAGAAAGCTGAGTCGAG GCTACGACTACCCGGCAGTGCTGCGCTGGTTTGCGGAGCGTGTGGATCGAATCATCCTGCTCTTCGACGCACACAAACTTGAGTTCTCCGACGAGCTCACCCGGGCCTTTGGATCTCTGTGCGGCTACGAGGACAAGCTGCGGGTGGTGCTCAACAAGGCCGACAGGGTGGACTCGCAGCAGCTCATGAGAGTGTACGGCGCCCTCATGTGGTCACTGGGGAAAGTGTTTCGGACCCCGGAGATCCTGCGGGTATACATCGGGTCATTCTGGTCCGAGCCCAGGCAGATGTGCGACCACTACCAGCTGatagagctggaggaggaggatcttTTGAGTGACATACGGAACCTGCCGCGGAATGCTGCAGTACGGAAGCTTAATGACCTGGTGAAGAGGGCACGCTTAGTACGG GCTCATGCACATATTATCAGCTATCTAAAGCAGGAGATGCCGACCATTTTCTGCAAAGAAAGCAAGAAGCACAACCTGATTTATCAGCTTCCTGTGATTTTCCACAAGATCCAGCAACAGCATCGAGTTCCAGCTGGTGACTTCCCCGACTGCGCCAAGATGCAG GAGAAACTTCTGGGTCACAATTTCTCAAAGTTCAAGACCCTGAAACCAAGTCTGATGGCCTCCCTGGATAAACTCCTGACCACCGACATAGCGAACCTGGTGCCTTTACTTCAACTGCAAGAAACGAAGAAGAAATCCCTCCCTGGCATGTTGGACGGGGACCTTTTGGGAACGTTCCGTCGCGAGCATTACAGGAGAGATCCTTTCAAGGAGCTCACCAGAGACGATGACGGCAGCGAGGCAGATTTCGACGAGTGGATCGTGGAGAAGTACAAGCCCAAGTATGATGAGATCTTCTACAACCTCAGTCCGAACGCGGGCAAACTGAGCGGCAGCAAAGTCAAACAGTGGATGACGACCACGCTTCTGCCGAACTCGGTGCTTGCTCACGTCTGGAGGCTGTCCGATGTGGATGGAGACGGCATGTTGGACAATGAGGAGTTCGCTTTGGCAGTCCACCTCATTGAGGGGAAGCTGGAAGGCCACTGGCTGCCCAGAGAGCTGCCCTCTCACCTGGTGCCACCGTCAAAGCGCCTAAGTACAGCCAGCGAAGAAGAGTAA